In Aspergillus fumigatus Af293 chromosome 4, whole genome shotgun sequence, one genomic interval encodes:
- the sod2 gene encoding superoxide dismutase sodB: MAASLIRTSARTALRSGASAAPRAATSLTFARGKATLPDLSYDYGALEPSISGKIMELHHKNHHQTYVNSYNQAIEQLQEAQAKNDIASQIALKPLINFHGGGHLNHTLFWENLAPKSSGGGEPPSGALAKAIDETYGSLENFQGKMNTALAGIQGSGWAWLVRDKQTGHIGIKTYANQDPVVGQFQPLLGIDAWEHAYYLQYQNRKAEYFKAIWEVINWKAVEKRFSA; the protein is encoded by the exons ATGGCCGCCTCTCTCATCCGTACCTCTGCGCGTACCGCCCTCCGCTCGGGAGCTTCGGCTGCTCCAAGAGCTGCTACGAGCTTGACTTTTGCTCGCGGCAAGGCCACTCTGCCTGATCTATCTT ACGATTATGGTGCTCTGGAGCCTTCGATCTCTGGCAAGATCATGGAGCTTCACCACAAGAACCACCACCAGACCTATGTCAACAGCTACAACCAGGCCatcgagcagctgcaggaggcTCAGGCCAAGAATGACATTGCGTCTCAGATCGCCCTGAAGCCCCTGATCAACTTCCACGGCGGTGGTCACCTCAATCACACTCTTTTTTGGGAGAATCTGGCCCCTAAGAGctctggtggtggtgagCCCCCGAGTGGTGCGCTGGCCAAGGCCATCGATGAGACATATGGCAGCTTGGAAAACTTCCAAGGTAAGATGAACACCGCTTTGGCCGGCATCCAGGGAAGCGGATGGGCTTGGCTTGTCAGGGACAAGCAGACCGGACACATTGGCATCAAGACCTATGCC AACCAAGACCCTGTTGTTGGTCAGTTCCAGCCTCTTCTTGGCATTGACGCCTGGGAGCATGCTTATTA TTTGCAATACCAGAACCGCAAGGCCGAGTACTTCAAGGCCATCTGGGAGGTTATCAACTGGAAGGCTGTGGAGAAGCGCTTCTCCGCATAG